The Paenibacillus macerans genome includes a window with the following:
- a CDS encoding ABC transporter ATP-binding protein, with product MNSIIEMKQVTWQREGKTILNGVDWTIGEGEHWALLGLNGSGKTTLLNMISGYLWPSSGTISVLGHRFGEVDLRELRKSIGWVSSSLQEKLHGGQKAEDLVVSGKYASIGLYDKPGAEDYDRAAALMEQLRCRHLQGRAYQTCSQGEQQKLLIARALMASPKLLILDEAANGLDFISKEGLLESIAQLAAEPQAPHMLYVTHHTEEILPIFSKTLLLRRGEVFKQGNSREVLTEPLLSDFFEIPVSLSWNQERAWLSRK from the coding sequence ATGAACTCGATTATCGAAATGAAGCAAGTGACCTGGCAGCGGGAAGGGAAGACGATTTTGAACGGGGTGGATTGGACGATCGGGGAAGGCGAGCATTGGGCTCTGCTGGGCTTAAACGGTTCCGGAAAAACGACGCTGCTTAATATGATCAGCGGCTACCTGTGGCCGTCGTCCGGGACGATCAGCGTTTTGGGACACCGGTTTGGCGAGGTCGACCTCAGAGAGCTGCGCAAATCGATCGGATGGGTGAGCTCCTCGCTGCAGGAGAAGCTGCACGGCGGACAAAAAGCCGAGGACCTGGTCGTCAGCGGCAAATACGCCTCAATCGGTCTGTACGACAAGCCTGGAGCCGAGGATTACGACCGCGCTGCGGCATTGATGGAACAGCTCCGCTGCCGCCATCTGCAGGGCCGCGCCTACCAGACCTGCTCCCAAGGCGAGCAGCAAAAGCTGCTCATCGCCCGGGCGCTGATGGCTTCGCCCAAGCTGCTGATTTTGGATGAAGCGGCGAACGGACTCGACTTTATTTCCAAGGAAGGACTGCTGGAGAGCATCGCGCAATTGGCCGCCGAACCGCAGGCGCCGCACATGCTGTATGTGACGCACCATACGGAGGAAATTTTGCCGATTTTCAGCAAAACCTTGCTGCTGCGGCGGGGCGAAGTGTTTAAGCAAGGCAACAGCCGTGAGGTGCTGACCGAACCGCTGTTGTCCGATTTTTTCGAAATTCCGGTCAGCTTGAGCTGGAATCAGGAGCGGGCCTGGTTGTCGAGAAAATAA
- a CDS encoding GNAT family N-acetyltransferase has translation MTHTFTWDDVAALQKNVEQRDGISLKLNWDTLLAGKEDDGVHLAGFRDGKLVAFLGKYSFGGSLEICGMVHPDYRRQGIFTGLLERALDAPTRQAHAKILLNAPGDSQTGKRFLDSVRCRFAFSEYQMKLEAPGFAGEHAARTNDSDVVSVSLASAGEAGKADDVLISLAPAGEGDKAILQQLDSEGFKMEPEEARRFYEEMSPAELAQNELILLGGEPAGKIRVSRHEGEAWIYGFVVDARLRGQGIGSAALRHVIKREQAAGYDVWLEVALDNPNAKKLYENVGFRVQRSQDYYEYARA, from the coding sequence TTGACTCATACATTTACTTGGGACGATGTTGCGGCGCTGCAAAAAAACGTCGAGCAGCGGGACGGCATTTCTTTAAAGCTGAACTGGGACACCCTGCTTGCCGGCAAAGAAGACGACGGTGTGCACTTGGCCGGCTTCAGGGACGGGAAGCTCGTAGCTTTTCTCGGAAAATATTCATTTGGCGGCAGCCTGGAGATTTGCGGCATGGTACATCCGGATTACCGCCGGCAGGGGATTTTTACCGGTTTGCTGGAGCGGGCCCTGGATGCACCGACACGGCAAGCCCACGCGAAAATTTTGCTCAATGCCCCGGGCGATTCGCAAACCGGCAAGCGGTTCCTGGACAGTGTGCGCTGCCGCTTTGCGTTCAGCGAGTATCAAATGAAGCTGGAAGCCCCCGGATTTGCCGGGGAACACGCCGCTCGTACCAATGACTCCGATGTCGTCTCGGTCTCGCTTGCGTCGGCCGGAGAAGCCGGTAAAGCCGATGATGTCTTGATCTCGCTTGCCCCGGCCGGAGAAGGCGATAAAGCGATTTTACAGCAGCTCGATAGCGAAGGGTTCAAGATGGAGCCGGAAGAGGCCCGGCGCTTTTATGAGGAGATGTCCCCCGCGGAATTGGCCCAAAACGAGCTGATTTTACTAGGCGGAGAACCGGCCGGGAAAATCCGGGTTTCCCGCCATGAAGGGGAAGCGTGGATTTACGGGTTCGTCGTCGACGCAAGGCTGCGCGGCCAGGGCATCGGCAGCGCAGCCTTGCGCCACGTCATCAAGCGGGAACAGGCTGCCGGCTACGATGTTTGGCTTGAGGTCGCCTTGGATAACCCAAACGCCAAAAAGCTCTACGAAAACGTCGGCTTCCGCGTTCAGCGGTCCCAGGATTATTACGAATACGCGCGAGCGTAA
- a CDS encoding ABC transporter ATP-binding protein: protein MLRRFFSYYKPYKKLFLLDFTCAVVAGLLELGFPIAVNQFVDKLLPGKDWSLIVWASAALLGIYVLNTVLNYIVTYWGHMLGVNIETNMRKKMFDHLQKLSFRFFDNHKTGHLMSRISNDLDNIGEVAHHGPEDLFIAGMTLVGSFLLMLAINWKLAVLTFLVVPVLVWAALYFIGKMTKTYRGLFSALADFNSRVEENIGGIRVVQAFANEEHEKALFNENNQAYRATKLRAYKIMAGSLSVNYMLMRLVSLFVMVCGTWFVIRGELSYGEFVGFLLLANVFIRPIEKINAIIESYPKGIAGFKRYVEIMDTAPDVADAPDAADAGKLKGDIEFDRVSFAYEGKDKVLDGISLSIRAGETVAFVGPSGAGKTTLCSLLPRFYEVDGGRIAVDGKDIRGLSLASLRRNIGIVQQEVYLFSGTIRENIAYGKLTASEEEIWEAARRAQLEDFILGQPEGMDTVIGERGVKLSGGQKQRLAIARMFLKNPPILILDEATSALDTETELAIQQSLAELSAGRTTLVIAHRLATIKNADRIVVVTEEGISEQGRHDELIAAGGHYSRLHRAQFGEINASASASAVSRG from the coding sequence ATGCTGCGACGTTTTTTTTCGTATTACAAGCCATATAAAAAGCTGTTCCTGCTGGATTTCACCTGCGCGGTCGTGGCGGGGCTGCTGGAGCTGGGGTTTCCGATCGCCGTGAACCAGTTCGTCGACAAGCTGCTTCCGGGAAAGGACTGGTCTCTGATCGTATGGGCTTCCGCGGCGCTGCTCGGGATCTACGTGCTCAACACGGTGCTGAACTATATCGTGACGTATTGGGGGCATATGCTCGGGGTCAACATCGAAACGAATATGCGCAAAAAAATGTTCGACCACCTGCAAAAGCTGTCCTTCCGCTTTTTCGACAACCATAAAACCGGGCACCTTATGTCGCGCATTTCCAACGACTTGGACAATATCGGGGAAGTCGCCCACCACGGGCCGGAGGACCTGTTTATCGCCGGGATGACGCTGGTCGGCTCGTTCCTGCTCATGCTGGCGATCAATTGGAAGCTGGCGGTGCTTACGTTTCTGGTTGTGCCGGTGCTCGTCTGGGCCGCGCTTTATTTTATCGGGAAAATGACCAAAACGTATCGCGGGTTGTTTTCGGCCTTGGCCGATTTCAACTCCCGGGTGGAGGAGAATATCGGGGGCATCCGCGTGGTCCAGGCGTTTGCCAACGAAGAGCACGAAAAGGCGCTGTTCAACGAAAACAACCAGGCTTATCGCGCGACCAAACTGCGTGCTTACAAGATCATGGCCGGCAGCTTGTCGGTCAACTATATGCTGATGCGGCTCGTTTCTTTGTTCGTAATGGTCTGCGGCACCTGGTTCGTCATCCGCGGAGAGCTGTCCTACGGCGAATTCGTCGGATTTCTGCTGCTCGCCAACGTGTTTATCCGGCCGATCGAAAAAATCAACGCGATCATCGAAAGTTATCCGAAAGGGATTGCCGGGTTCAAACGGTACGTGGAGATTATGGACACCGCGCCCGACGTGGCGGATGCCCCGGATGCGGCGGATGCCGGAAAGCTGAAGGGCGACATCGAATTCGACCGCGTCTCCTTCGCCTATGAAGGCAAGGATAAGGTGCTGGACGGCATCAGTCTGTCCATCCGGGCCGGGGAAACGGTAGCCTTCGTCGGGCCGTCGGGCGCGGGCAAAACGACGCTCTGCAGCCTGCTGCCGCGCTTCTACGAAGTGGACGGAGGCAGGATCGCCGTTGACGGCAAGGATATCCGCGGCCTGAGCCTCGCCTCGCTGCGCCGCAATATCGGGATCGTGCAGCAGGAAGTGTACCTGTTCTCCGGCACGATACGGGAAAATATCGCCTACGGCAAGCTCACGGCTAGCGAGGAGGAAATTTGGGAGGCGGCGCGGCGCGCCCAATTGGAGGATTTTATTCTAGGCCAGCCGGAGGGCATGGACACCGTGATCGGCGAGCGCGGGGTGAAGCTGTCCGGCGGACAAAAGCAGCGGCTCGCGATTGCCCGGATGTTCCTGAAAAATCCGCCGATCCTGATCCTCGACGAAGCGACGTCGGCGCTCGACACCGAAACCGAGCTGGCGATCCAGCAGTCGCTGGCCGAACTGTCGGCGGGCCGTACGACGCTGGTCATCGCGCACCGGCTGGCGACGATCAAAAATGCCGACCGCATCGTCGTGGTAACGGAGGAGGGCATTTCGGAGCAGGGACGCCATGACGAGCTGATCGCCGCCGGCGGCCATTACAGCCGGTTGCACCGGGCGCAGTTCGGAGAGATCAATGCCTCGGCTTCGGCTTCGGCGGTCTCGCGCGGCTGA
- a CDS encoding class I SAM-dependent methyltransferase, which yields MYVANDWKDYEVMDTGNGEKLERWGDVILRRPDPQIIWPIESEDKRWRDVHGHYHRSSSGGGQWEMKKQIPDRWTVSYDRLKFYIRPTNFKHTGLFPEQAANWRWMMDKIAAAGRPISVLNLFAYTGGASVAAASAGASVVHVDAAKGMVQWAKENLALSGLGDRPVRFITDDVFKFVQREQRRGNRYDAIIMDPPSYGRGPGGEMWKLEQSLYPFVESCLSILSDKPLFFLINSYTTGISPTVLHNILSMTVKRRFGGRISAGELGLPITASGLHLPCGILGRWEE from the coding sequence ATGTACGTAGCAAATGACTGGAAAGATTATGAAGTGATGGATACCGGAAACGGGGAAAAACTGGAGCGCTGGGGCGACGTGATTTTGCGCCGGCCCGATCCGCAAATCATCTGGCCGATCGAGAGCGAGGACAAACGGTGGCGCGACGTGCACGGCCATTATCACCGCAGTTCCTCCGGCGGCGGCCAGTGGGAAATGAAGAAGCAGATTCCCGACCGCTGGACCGTTTCCTACGATCGGCTGAAATTTTATATTCGCCCCACCAACTTTAAGCATACCGGGCTGTTCCCGGAACAAGCGGCCAACTGGCGCTGGATGATGGACAAGATCGCTGCGGCGGGCCGGCCGATTTCAGTGCTCAATCTGTTTGCTTACACCGGGGGCGCGTCGGTCGCGGCCGCTTCCGCCGGCGCTTCGGTCGTGCACGTCGACGCGGCCAAAGGCATGGTCCAATGGGCCAAAGAGAACCTGGCGCTCTCCGGCCTTGGCGACCGGCCGGTCCGCTTCATTACGGACGACGTGTTCAAGTTCGTGCAGCGGGAGCAGCGGCGCGGCAACCGCTATGACGCGATCATCATGGACCCGCCGTCCTACGGGCGGGGCCCGGGCGGCGAGATGTGGAAGCTGGAGCAAAGCCTGTATCCGTTTGTGGAATCGTGCCTGTCGATTTTATCGGACAAACCGCTGTTTTTCCTGATCAACTCTTATACGACCGGGATATCGCCAACCGTGCTGCACAACATCTTATCGATGACCGTGAAGCGCCGGTTCGGCGGGCGGATTTCCGCCGGGGAGCTGGGCCTGCCGATCACCGCATCCGGACTGCATCTGCCCTGCGGCATTCTCGGGCGCTGGGAGGAGTAA
- a CDS encoding RluA family pseudouridine synthase: protein MDAGAKRTTGQPEMAILFEDNHLLGIEKPVNVPTQEDASGDPDLLNLLKEDLKRRYRKPGNVYLGLVHRLDRPVGGAMIFAKTSKAASRLAEAVRSRRFSKTYVAVVHGTPPQRQGRLTDTLLKDERTNTVAVVPAGTPGGKEARLDYKVLGVSAEERLSLVQVELHTGRPHQIRVQLSRIGCPLYGDQKYGAALNKPGQQIALWSLYVGFLHPVGKQPVDLVSLPPRQYPWQQWEERVYTNLAAMLQAGDNGF, encoded by the coding sequence ATGGATGCCGGAGCAAAACGGACGACGGGACAGCCGGAGATGGCCATCCTGTTCGAGGACAACCATCTGCTCGGGATCGAAAAACCGGTGAACGTGCCGACCCAGGAGGATGCCAGCGGTGACCCGGATCTTCTGAACCTGCTGAAGGAGGATCTCAAGCGGCGCTACCGGAAGCCCGGCAACGTCTACCTGGGGCTGGTGCACCGGCTGGACCGCCCCGTCGGCGGCGCGATGATCTTCGCCAAGACGTCGAAAGCGGCCTCGCGGCTGGCCGAAGCGGTGCGCAGCCGCCGTTTCAGCAAAACGTACGTGGCCGTCGTGCACGGCACTCCACCGCAGCGCCAGGGGCGTCTGACCGACACGCTGCTGAAGGACGAGCGCACCAATACGGTGGCCGTCGTTCCGGCCGGGACGCCGGGCGGCAAAGAGGCGCGGCTCGATTATAAAGTGCTCGGCGTGTCGGCCGAGGAGCGCCTTAGCCTGGTGCAGGTGGAGCTGCACACCGGCAGGCCGCATCAGATCCGCGTGCAGTTAAGCCGGATCGGCTGCCCGCTGTACGGCGACCAGAAATACGGCGCGGCCTTGAACAAACCCGGCCAGCAAATCGCCTTATGGTCGCTGTATGTGGGTTTTTTGCATCCGGTCGGCAAGCAGCCCGTCGACCTGGTCTCGCTGCCGCCCCGCCAGTATCCCTGGCAGCAGTGGGAGGAGCGCGTATACACCAATCTGGCGGCAATGCTTCAGGCGGGAGATAACGGTTTTTGA
- a CDS encoding MarR family winged helix-turn-helix transcriptional regulator, whose product MHTAEFAKLLDLIVKDYQDHMEEELAPTLTMSQLNVLELLTQQGNLKPSDLIPHLSTTPAAVTMLLDRMERGELIRRDRDEHDRRNVWISITEKGQQEVERGVSVRNDYLSGVLDRISTHNQQLLVYLLGKISGTK is encoded by the coding sequence TTGCATACCGCTGAATTTGCCAAATTGCTGGATCTCATCGTGAAGGATTATCAGGACCATATGGAGGAGGAACTGGCTCCGACGCTGACGATGTCGCAATTAAACGTGCTGGAGCTGCTCACGCAGCAGGGCAATCTGAAGCCATCCGATTTGATTCCGCACTTATCGACGACGCCGGCGGCGGTAACGATGCTGCTGGACCGGATGGAACGGGGCGAATTGATCCGGCGCGACCGCGATGAACATGACCGGCGCAACGTCTGGATATCGATCACGGAAAAAGGACAGCAAGAGGTAGAGCGCGGCGTATCCGTTAGGAACGATTATTTGAGCGGCGTGCTTGACCGCATTTCGACCCACAATCAGCAGCTGCTTGTTTATTTATTGGGGAAAATTTCCGGTACGAAATAA
- a CDS encoding branched-chain amino acid aminotransferase, which yields MDQLKITLNSNKKPMPPADQLGFGRYFTDHMLLMDYSEEKGWHDLRIVPYGPLSLDPSATVFHYGQEVFEGMKAYRTPEGNVVLFRPEMNLRRMNASCVRMGMPGLEAGPVLEAICKLIELDEAWVPEGEGNSLYIRPFMIATEAGLGVRAAREYQFIVILTPVGAYYSEGIHPVRIYVEDQYVRAVRGGTGEAKTSGNYASGLKAQEDAKQFGFSQVLWLDGVEKKYIEEVGSMNVFFKVNGKVVTPELSGSILAGITRDSVLHLLREWGIPVEERRIGIDELFEAGRRGELEEAFGTGTAAVISPIGWMKWEDREIEISGGKTGALSEKLYNELTGIQRGVFRDPYGWRHAVK from the coding sequence ATGGATCAGTTGAAAATTACGCTTAATTCAAACAAAAAACCGATGCCGCCTGCGGATCAGCTTGGTTTTGGCCGGTATTTTACCGATCATATGCTGCTGATGGATTATTCGGAAGAAAAAGGCTGGCACGACCTGCGAATCGTGCCTTACGGACCGCTATCGCTGGACCCGTCGGCGACGGTGTTTCATTATGGTCAGGAAGTGTTCGAAGGCATGAAGGCGTACCGTACACCGGAAGGGAACGTTGTTTTGTTCCGGCCCGAGATGAATTTGCGGCGGATGAACGCATCGTGCGTCCGCATGGGTATGCCCGGGCTCGAGGCCGGCCCGGTCCTGGAGGCGATTTGCAAGCTGATTGAGCTGGATGAGGCCTGGGTTCCCGAAGGCGAAGGGAATTCGCTGTACATTCGTCCCTTTATGATCGCGACGGAAGCGGGCCTCGGGGTCCGGGCAGCCCGGGAATATCAGTTTATCGTGATTTTAACGCCGGTCGGGGCCTATTATTCGGAAGGAATCCATCCGGTGCGGATTTATGTGGAGGATCAATACGTGCGGGCCGTGCGCGGAGGCACCGGCGAGGCCAAGACGTCGGGGAATTACGCATCCGGGCTCAAAGCCCAGGAGGATGCCAAGCAATTCGGATTTTCGCAGGTGCTCTGGCTGGATGGGGTGGAGAAAAAATACATCGAAGAAGTCGGCAGCATGAACGTGTTTTTTAAAGTGAACGGAAAGGTGGTTACACCGGAACTGAGCGGAAGCATCCTGGCGGGCATTACCCGGGATTCGGTGCTGCATTTGCTGCGCGAATGGGGGATTCCGGTGGAGGAGCGGCGCATCGGCATCGACGAGCTGTTTGAAGCCGGCCGCCGGGGCGAGCTGGAAGAAGCGTTTGGGACAGGGACGGCGGCGGTCATTTCTCCAATCGGCTGGATGAAATGGGAAGACCGTGAAATAGAAATTTCCGGGGGCAAAACGGGAGCGCTTTCCGAGAAATTGTACAACGAACTCACCGGAATTCAGCGGGGGGTGTTCCGTGATCCTTACGGCTGGAGACATGCTGTTAAATAA
- a CDS encoding LysR family transcriptional regulator: MEHRLLEYFIALGEELHFTKAADRLGISQPTLSHQIRLLEQELGTPLFQRSGKKNYLTQAGQVLMEHARRVIYELEQAKLEIGQLSGMKRGHLRIGCSGNHLLESKLISFHRQYPGIKLSVVELATEETHAGLLGNQLDLGVVFLPLEDEQLVSRPLFDEELVLVASRRHELAELPEVPLEQLSRIPLILFPPKFFVRQLFDAACAANGISLKPVMELSTMDSQVRMARSNVGGTILPASYAWTLDGTLMGRLGDGSGDGFGDRFGDIAIIPLAEPAPRKQVGLVYRKNTFMDATLEAFIRHLSG; this comes from the coding sequence GTGGAGCATCGTTTGCTGGAATACTTTATCGCCTTGGGGGAAGAGCTGCATTTTACCAAAGCCGCGGACCGGCTCGGCATTAGCCAGCCTACGCTCAGCCACCAAATCCGGCTCCTCGAACAGGAGTTGGGCACTCCTTTGTTTCAACGCTCCGGTAAAAAAAATTACTTGACCCAAGCGGGACAAGTACTAATGGAGCATGCCCGCCGCGTCATTTACGAGCTGGAGCAGGCCAAGCTGGAAATCGGCCAGCTCAGCGGCATGAAGCGCGGCCACTTGAGGATCGGCTGCTCCGGCAACCATCTGCTCGAGAGCAAGCTGATCTCGTTCCATCGGCAGTACCCTGGCATCAAGCTGTCCGTGGTCGAGCTGGCCACCGAGGAAACGCACGCCGGGCTGCTCGGCAATCAGCTTGATCTCGGCGTCGTGTTTCTGCCGCTGGAGGACGAGCAACTCGTGAGCCGGCCGCTGTTCGACGAGGAACTCGTGCTTGTCGCGTCCCGCCGGCATGAACTCGCCGAGCTGCCCGAAGTGCCGCTCGAACAACTGAGCCGCATTCCGCTCATTCTGTTCCCGCCCAAATTTTTCGTGCGCCAGCTGTTTGATGCGGCCTGCGCCGCCAACGGCATCTCCTTGAAGCCGGTGATGGAGCTGTCAACCATGGATTCCCAGGTGCGGATGGCCCGCAGCAATGTCGGCGGAACGATTCTTCCCGCTTCTTACGCCTGGACGCTGGACGGTACCCTCATGGGGAGATTGGGCGACGGCTCCGGCGATGGGTTTGGCGATAGGTTTGGCGATATCGCCATCATTCCGCTTGCCGAGCCGGCTCCGCGCAAACAAGTCGGTTTGGTCTACCGCAAAAATACGTTTATGGACGCCACCCTGGAGGCATTTATCCGGCATCTGAGCGGGTAG
- the gyrA gene encoding DNA gyrase subunit A, which translates to MSMLENFLPAFLEEVVGDRFGRYSKYIIQDRAIPDVRDGLKPVQRRILYAMYDAGNTPDKPYRKSAKTVGDVMGNYHPHGDSSIYEGMVRMAQPWKMGHVLIDGHGNWGSQDDDPAAAMRYTEARLSPIAMEMLRDIEKRTVPFKDNFDNTAKEPVVLPSRFPNLLVNGVSGISAGFATEIPTHNLREVIDACIALMEKPGLTLEEIRLFIKGPDFPTGGIIMGEEGIREAYETGKGRIYLRSKTEIETLRGGKQQIVITEIPYQVVKSRLVSAMENIRLEKKVDGIAEVRDESGRNGLRIVVELKKDADAQGILAYLLKKTDLQVTYNFNMVAIVNRAPRQLGLKAMLEAYIAHQREVVTYRTQYELEKLEDRAHVLEGLVKALNILDEVIEAIKASKNRQDAQNNLQWMFGFTERQADAILTLQLYRLTNLEITSLQKELDEIQKKITVLRGILESDKKLIALIRKELLEIREKYGIDRRSVIQDEVEELKVNLEVLVAQEDVLVTLSNEGYIKRTSMLSFTRSGGERDGSGVKEGDYIKHLFEVDTLQNLLIFTQRGQYFLLPVHQIPEFKWKDNGTALVNVIPLAKEDRIVSVVPLRSFDEDAELSLVFVTKRGQVKRTELKDYETKRTGAVAACKLGDGDEVLNVTVSRGRQEIVLLTKQGMAIRFAESEVNAMGRVAAGVRGINLKDDDEVVAALWVEGEEGEILVVSDLGYGKRSLLLDYPLQSRGGKGVQTFEFKEGKRVKPNGSRLVGGIHCKEPATLTAVTKEGQMHNFSSEDAPLADRKSIGKALAPIDKNDEIVDFFIKE; encoded by the coding sequence GTGAGCATGCTGGAAAATTTTTTGCCGGCGTTTCTGGAAGAGGTTGTGGGCGACCGCTTTGGCCGGTATTCCAAATATATTATTCAGGACCGCGCGATCCCCGATGTGCGCGACGGGCTGAAGCCGGTGCAGCGGCGGATTTTGTACGCGATGTACGATGCCGGCAATACGCCGGATAAGCCGTACCGCAAATCGGCCAAAACGGTCGGGGACGTGATGGGGAATTACCATCCGCACGGGGACTCTTCGATTTACGAGGGCATGGTGCGGATGGCGCAGCCGTGGAAGATGGGCCATGTCCTGATCGACGGCCACGGCAACTGGGGCTCCCAGGACGATGATCCGGCGGCGGCGATGCGTTACACCGAAGCGAGATTGTCGCCGATCGCCATGGAAATGCTGCGCGATATCGAAAAACGCACGGTACCGTTCAAGGATAACTTCGACAACACGGCGAAGGAGCCGGTAGTGCTGCCGTCGCGGTTCCCGAACCTGCTGGTCAACGGGGTCAGCGGCATTTCGGCCGGGTTTGCGACGGAAATCCCGACGCACAATCTGCGCGAGGTGATCGATGCCTGCATTGCACTGATGGAAAAGCCGGGGCTGACGCTGGAGGAAATCCGTTTGTTCATCAAAGGCCCGGATTTCCCGACCGGCGGAATCATCATGGGCGAAGAGGGCATCCGCGAGGCTTACGAGACCGGGAAAGGCCGGATTTATCTGCGCTCGAAAACGGAGATCGAAACGCTGCGCGGCGGCAAGCAGCAGATCGTCATCACGGAAATTCCTTACCAGGTCGTGAAATCCCGGCTGGTGTCGGCGATGGAAAACATCCGGCTGGAGAAAAAGGTGGACGGGATCGCCGAGGTCCGCGACGAAAGCGGCCGGAACGGGCTGCGCATCGTCGTGGAGCTGAAGAAGGACGCGGATGCGCAGGGAATCCTCGCTTATTTGCTGAAGAAAACCGATCTGCAGGTGACGTACAATTTCAACATGGTGGCGATCGTCAACCGGGCGCCGCGCCAGCTTGGCCTTAAGGCGATGCTGGAAGCCTACATCGCCCACCAGCGCGAGGTCGTAACCTACCGCACGCAATACGAGCTGGAGAAACTGGAGGACCGCGCCCATGTGCTCGAAGGCCTCGTTAAGGCGCTGAACATTCTGGACGAAGTGATCGAGGCGATCAAAGCCTCCAAAAACCGCCAGGACGCGCAAAACAATTTGCAGTGGATGTTTGGCTTTACGGAGCGCCAGGCGGACGCGATTTTGACCTTGCAGCTGTACCGTTTAACCAATCTGGAAATCACATCGCTGCAGAAAGAGCTGGATGAGATCCAGAAGAAAATCACGGTGCTGCGCGGCATTCTGGAGAGCGACAAGAAGCTGATCGCGCTGATCAGAAAAGAGCTGCTGGAAATCCGCGAGAAATACGGAATCGACCGGCGCTCGGTGATCCAGGACGAAGTGGAGGAACTGAAGGTCAACCTGGAGGTGCTGGTGGCGCAGGAGGACGTGCTCGTCACGCTCTCGAACGAAGGTTATATCAAGCGGACCAGCATGCTTTCTTTTACGCGCTCCGGCGGCGAGCGGGACGGCTCCGGGGTGAAGGAAGGCGACTACATCAAACATCTGTTTGAGGTCGATACGCTGCAAAATCTGCTGATCTTCACGCAGCGGGGACAGTATTTCCTGCTGCCGGTCCATCAAATTCCGGAGTTCAAATGGAAGGACAACGGGACGGCGCTGGTCAACGTCATTCCGCTGGCCAAGGAAGACCGGATCGTCAGCGTCGTGCCGTTGCGCAGCTTTGACGAAGATGCGGAGCTCTCCCTGGTATTCGTGACAAAGCGCGGCCAGGTGAAGCGTACCGAGCTGAAGGATTACGAAACGAAACGCACCGGCGCGGTGGCGGCCTGCAAGCTGGGCGACGGCGATGAGGTGCTGAACGTGACGGTAAGCCGGGGACGGCAGGAAATTGTGCTGCTGACGAAGCAGGGGATGGCGATCCGGTTCGCCGAAAGCGAAGTTAATGCGATGGGCCGCGTCGCTGCGGGAGTGCGCGGCATCAACCTGAAGGACGACGACGAGGTCGTCGCCGCCCTTTGGGTGGAAGGCGAGGAAGGCGAAATTCTGGTCGTTTCCGACCTCGGCTACGGCAAACGCAGCCTGCTGCTCGATTACCCGCTCCAGAGCCGGGGCGGCAAGGGCGTGCAGACGTTCGAGTTCAAGGAAGGCAAGCGGGTCAAGCCGAACGGCAGCCGGCTGGTCGGCGGCATTCACTGCAAAGAGCCGGCGACGCTTACGGCGGTGACGAAGGAAGGCCAAATGCATAACTTCAGTTCGGAAGACGCGCCGCTCGCCGACCGGAAATCGATTGGCAAAGCGCTGGCGCCGATCGACAAAAACGATGAGATCGTCGATTTCTTCATTAAGGAATAA